The Chloroflexota bacterium genome includes the window CCGTCTTGCCGGTGCCGGTTTGGGCGCCGGCCAGCAGGTCACGCCCGGCGAGGACGAAGGGAATCGCCTCGCGCTGGACGGGGGTCGGCTCGGTGTAGCCGGAGTCCGCGACAGCGCGGAGCAGGTCGGGCGACAGCCCGAGGTGAGCAAAGGACACGGTGGAAATTCTCCTGACGAGGCCCTCCCGCATGATGCGGGGCCCGGTCAGGGCATGGGTGAATCGGGGTTCAGCGGCAAGGGGCCGGGACGCAGACCGAGGCGTCCGTGGAAACCCGGGGAATCCGCACCTTACCACACGCGCCGGAGATGGGCCGAAGCCGGGGCTACTCCCCCGCCACCTCGATCTCACGCCAGGCCACCCAAGACGGACTGGCGGTCGTCTCGATGCGCAACCAGCGGACCGCCGGCCAGGTCCCAGGTGAGTTGAGCCTTAGGGTCTGGTAGTCGGTCGTTACGCCGCTCAGGGTTCCCAGCAGCACCAGTTCGCCCCCGGCATCGACGCGGCCCCACACATGATGCTCGGTAACACCCGTGGGGGTTTGGGCGACGGTCAGCCGGAGCTCCGATAGGCTGGTGGCCTGGCCAAGATCGATCTCGATCCAGGCTGGCCACCCTCTGCCGGCGTTCCAGATCGTGTCCGGGTTGCCGTCGACCGCGTTCTCGACGGGCGCGTAGGCAGAGGACGCCGTGACGGGACGGCGCCAGGCAAGATTGCCGCCCGGGCCGCCCAGCCCAAGCGAGGCTCGGTCATCGAAGTACCGGTTTACCAGGGCCGTGAAGGTGTCTGGATCGGTCTCCGGCAGCACCCGGTCCGGGTGGTCGTTCCACGACTGGAAGATGACATGGTCGGGCCGACCGCCGTCGCGATCTTCGTGGTCGAGGGCATGCTGGCCTGCCAGGTGGACCCATTGCTCGTCGGACGGAGCGCCACCACCGTTGTAGAGGATGCCGACCGGGATGGAGCGCGCCACTCCGGCCGCTTCAACTTGCAAGGCGAGCGTCGACCAATTGGGCCTCGACCAGTCGGAGTCCAGGTGCATGAACGCCATCGGCTCGCCCACCGCGGCGTGATAGGCGTCCATCCACTCGGCCAAACCATCGGCCGATACCAGGCTGGGGGTCGGCTCGATATCCCCGACCACAACCCAGGGGAACTCCTCGCGCACCGCCGTCACGAATTCGGCCACGCCCTGCGCCACCCGGTCCACCGGCCACTGGCACGCGTTTGAACCGCCGTATACGTGCGCGTAGTACCACGGCTCGTCGAGGGCGATCACCTGCAGCGTTCCGCCAGCCTCCTTGATCCGCTGTGCCAGCCGCCGCCCCGAGTCGGATCCCGCGAATCCCTCGACCCCCTCTCCGCAGCCCACGGGGTCTAGCGGGCCGGCCTCCACGGCCAGGATCATGCCGCGTGCCCGGATGCCGTCGATAGCCGTGCGCAGCAGGCTCGTGCTCGCGCTGTCCACCCACTCCCCATACAGCTTGAAGACATCGATCCGGTCGGCGGCCTGCGTCCACTCGGCGTCGTCGGCGAATAGGGCCATGAAGTCCTCGGAGCCGATCTGCGTGTGACCCGGGAGGGGCGGGAGGGGCGCGAACCAGACCAGGTCGCGAGCCGACAGGTCCGCCGGCGTCGCAACCGGCGACGTGGTGGGGCTGGACGTTACAGATGTCGGCGTCGGTCGGTTGGATCCCGTCCCTGGCGATGGTGACGAGCTCGTGCTACAGGAGGATGCCAGTAGCACGAAGGCGGCAAGTACCGCGAGCTGTCGGTGACGGCCGACACCACTACTCATGGAGGGAGCGTACTGGACCGTTTCCGGCGCGGCGTGCCCACGATCGTCACTCACTGTTATCGGTTCCACCGGAGCAGCAACTAGGAACGAACTTCCACCCTGACCCGGTACTTGTGGCCGAGGTCACAAGACGCGCCTCGGCTGCTAGCGTCGAGTCATGGACTTCCTCACCAACGATCTCGTCAACCTTCTGCCCATCGCTGCCATCATCGCGCTGGTCGCCGGTATGGCCGTGGTCATGCGTGGCAGGCCGCGCGGCGGTCGCATCATTCGAGTGGTTGGCATCGGCGGCGGCGGGGCGAATACGGTCGAGGCCATGATCCGGTCCGGGATGCGTGGCGTTGACTACGTCGTGGTGAACACCGATCTCCACGCCCTGCGTCGGTCATCGGCCCGCACAAAGATCGCCATTGGGAAAGCGATGACCAACGGTCTTGGGACCGGCGGTGACGCAGCGCTCGCTGAGACGGCGGCTCGTGACGGGGCCGAACTGATTGGCCGTGCCCTGGCGGGTTCCGACCTGGTCGTCATCACCGCGGGGCTTGGCGGCGGGACCGGATCGGGAGCCGCCCCGGTGGTGGCCGACATCGCCCGCCAGCATGGCGCCCTGACGATGGCCGTCGTGACCAAGCCGTTCAGATTCGAGGGCGCTCGCCGTCAGCAGGTCGCGCAGAACGCCGCGAGGATCCTGGAAGACAAGGCCGACGCCGTGGCCACCGTTCCCAACGACCGAGTGCGCGACGTCATGCCCGCCGACGTGACGGTGGAGGATGCGTTCCGGTCGATCGATGAGGTCCTGCGCCGCAGCCTTGGCGAGATCGTCGCTCTCATCGCGGTCCCCGGCCGAATCAATATTGACTTCGCGGACGTGCGGGCCGTCCTGCAGGGTGGCGGGGCGGCCGTGGTAGGCCTCGGTCGCGCAGGGGGCGAAAACCGGGCCGCCGAGGCTACCCGCAGTGCGATGGCGGCAACCCTGCTCGAGGCTCGGATGGAAGGAGCGACGTCGATCCTTCTGAACGTGAGCGGCTCGCGCAAGCTCAAGCTGGCCGAGCTCGACGAGGTCGCGAAGACCGTGCTCGCCACGGCCGGCCAGGACGCGAACGTCGTGTTCGGGATGAGCCTTGACAGCCGCCTGCGGGACGAGGTTCAGGTCACCCTCATTGCGACCGGCTTCGAGGCTGCGCCACATGCCGAGGGCTTTACGAGCCCATCCGCCGACGCGACGCCGGCGGAATGGCGTCCCGTCTGGCTACGCCGGTCCGGGGCGGACGCCGATCCCAAGCCGACGCCCAGCACGTCCGGCCCCCGGCCGCGGCGTGCTAAGCGAACGGCCGCGCGGCCGCCTCAAGCCGAGGGCGCCCCTGACCCCGGGTTGGTGACTGAGGGCTGACACAGCCCTCGGGGGGCTACTTCTTCTTGGCCGCAGGCTTCTTGGCGGCCGGCTTCTTGGCCGTCGGTTTCTTCGTGTCGTGGTGGCTCACCCTAATTCCTCCATCGGGCGCAAGGCGCCGAAGTCGCGCCTGACGCCGGTTTGGTGGCCGGGGGCTGATACAGCCCTCGGGCGGTTACTTCTTCTTGGCCGCANNNNNNNNNNNNNNNNNNNNNNNNNNNNNNNNNNNNNNNNNNNNNNNNNNNNNNNNNNNNNNNNNNNNNNNNNNNNNNNNNNNNNNNNNNNNNNNNNNNNGGCTTCTTGGCCGCAGGCTTCTTGGCCGCAGGCTTCTTGGCCGCAGGCTTCTTGGCCGCAGGCTTCTTGGTGGCCACGCTCATTCCTCCATTGGGCGTCCCGATCCTGGCGTCGGGATCTCGCGACCGATTGTAGGGCCGAGGTCAGGTCCAGCGGGGAGCTTCAGGCGCATTACTCCATCGGCTCATCTTTGCGGCGCGCGGCCTTGAGTTGGGCGCCGGGTTGGGCCTAGACTCGGAGGATCAAGCAGGCACCAGAAGGAAGGTCACACGTGGCCCGGACACCCCTCATGCGCGCGCTGCAGCAGATGGCCGCCGATCACGCCGAGGCCGAGCGACGAGGCGTGGATGTCCACCGGATCCGCGAGGAGCGGCTCACCGCGGGCGAACCACAGCGCGACCGGCTGACGCGCCGGGAGTTCCTCACTGGCAGCGCGGCCCTGGGCGCGGCTGCCATGTTCGGTGGGCGCCTCCTGTTTCCCACCCGGACGAGAGCGGCAAGCCCGCGGATCGCAATCGTCGGAGGCGGCATCGCCGGCCTGACCGCCGCGCTCACCCTGGCCGACAAGGGCCTCTCCTCCACCGTCTACGAGTCGTCGACGGAGCGGGTGGGCGGGCGGATGTTCACCGATCACAGCGGCTACTGGGACGCCGGCCAGATCACCGAGTGGGGCGGCGAGCTGATCGACACCGGCCATAAGACGGTCCGGTTCCTCGCCCAGCGGTTCAGGCTGAAGCTCGTCGACCTCGTCCGCGCTGAGCCAAACGGATCCGAGCCGACTTACTTCTTCGATGGCTCCTACTACCCGAAGGCGCAGGCTGATCGGGACTTCCAGCCCGTGCACCGGGCGCTTTCGAGGGACACCTGGGCGGCGAGCTACCCCACGACCTTCGAGATCAACACGCCGGAGGGGGTCGTCCTCGACAACATGAGTGTCTACGACTGGATCGATTCGCGCGTCCCGGGCGGTCACGGCTCGCCGTTGGGACGGCTCCTCGACGTGGCGTATGACATCGAGTTCGGGGCCCCCACCACCGACCAGTCCTCGCTCAACCTCATCTACCTGCTCGGGTACAACGCGTCACCGGGCAACTTCGCGCTCTTTGGCGGGAGCGACGAGCGCTACCACATCCTTGCCGGCAACCAGAGCCTACCGGATGCAATCCGCGGCGCCCTCCCGCCGGACGCGGTTCAGATGGGCTGGCGGATGACTTCGATCGCCCAGGGCGGCGGGGCGTATGCCGTGGATTTCGAGACGCCCCTGGGACCGCAGACCGTGACAGCCGACCACGTCATCCTCGCCTTCCACTTCGGCGTCCTGCGGACTCTGAACTACAGCGGCGCCGGCTTCGACGCGCTGAAGGTGCAGGCCATCGAAGAGCTGGGCCTGGGCCACAACGGGAAACTCAACGTCCAGTTCACCGACCGCTTGTGGAACACCGACGGTCCGTGGCCTGCGATCAGCAACGGGGAGTCGTACGCGGACACCGGCTACCAGAACACGTGGGACGTCACGCGCGGCCAACCGGAGGCTCCCGGCATCCTGGTCAACTACACCGGCGGCAACGTGACCGATGCGATCGCCGCCGCGGGACCGTACACGCGCGCGTCGGAGAGCGCGCAGGTGATCACGGCGACGCAGACGTTCCTTGGTCAGCTCGAGCCGGTGTACCCCGGCATCGGCAGCCGCTGGAATGGGCGCGCGTCGTTGTCGCTCCCCCACCTCGACCCGAACTACAACTGCTCGTACTCGTACTGGCGGGTGGGTCAGTACCACACCATCGCCGGCTACGAGGGGGTCCGCCAGGGCAACATCCATTTCGCGGGCGAGCACACATCGGTCGATTTCCAGGGCTGGATGGAAGGCGGCGCGATCACTGGCGTACGTGCCGCGAATGAGGTCTTGGCCGACCTGAAGTAGCCGGCTAGCTCCCGAAGAACCGCAGCTCCGCCGCGCCGCGGAGGTCGATCCGCGCTCCGGACGGGGCGAGCACGTAGCGCATCACGATCCCGTGGCACGTCGAGCAGCGCAGCACGGTGCCTGGGCCGTGAACGTAGGCGAGCAGGGTGGCCATCGGCCCCCGATGACCGCAATGTGCGCAGCGGTGCACGACCACCGTCAGGTCGATCCCGAACAGCTCCTCGAGGTCGCCCGCGACCGCGTTCGCGTCCAGGACCAGGCGTTCGTCGATCATGGCAGCACCTCAGCTCGTGGGCCCGAAGCGCTCGGTCCGGATTCGGCCCGGATCCACTCCAAGCTCGACCAGGCCGTTGGCGGCCGCCTCTACCAGGAGGGTCGGCCCGCAGATGTAGGTCAGCGGCTGGGAACCGAGGCCGTCCAGCGCCTCCTCCAGCATCGGTCTATCGATGCGCCGTGCGAATCCGGTCCAACCGGGAGGCTGGGCACGGGTCAGGGTGTGGAGGATCCGGAGCCGGTCGTCGGTCGTCGCCAAGCGGTCGAGCTCCTCGCGATAGATGACGTCGTCCCAGTTTCGTGAGCTGTACAGAAGCGTCGCGGAGGCGGCCACGTCGGCCGCAGCTCGTTCCCGCAGGATGGCCATCAGGGGCACGACCCCCGACCCGCCTGCGATCAGCAAGAGTGGACCCCCGAACGCAGGCTCCCAGACGAAATAGCCCCCGATCGGCCCCCGCACCTCGACCTCGTCCCCGGTGACGAGGACGTCGTGAAAGTACGGGGAGACCTCACCCTCAGCGATGCGCTCGACCGTCAGGTCGACGCGGCCATCGGGTCCCGGGGCGGAGGCGATGGAGTAGCTGCGCTGGGCCTGGTAGCCGTCCGGGGCGCTGAGTCGGACGTCGACGTGCTGCCCCGGGCGATGGGTCCGCCACTCCGGCACGAGCAGCGAGAAGGACTTCACCTCGGAGGTCTCATCGCGGATCTGGGCGACCGTGGCGATCTTCCATTCCAGCAGTTGCGACGGCATCGGTACGGATCGGGTTCAGTCGCCGGAGTAGCGCTCTTCGCGCCATGGGTCCCCCCGGTTGTGGTAGCCAAGGGACTCCCAGAAGCCCGGTTCGTCCTCCTCGATCAGCCGCAGTCCGCGGACCCACTTCGCGCTCTTCCAGAAGTACAGGTGCGGCACGACGAGCCGGGCCGGGCCGCCGTGCGCCGGCTCGAGCGGGGCGCTGTCGTACTGATACGCGACGAAGGCCTGGTTGTTGACGACATCGGTAAGGGGCAGGTTGGTCGTGTAGCCCCCGAACGAGTGAGCGGTGACGAATTGCGCCCGCGGGTCAAGCTCCACGGCCGCCAGCAGATCGTCGACGCTCACCCCATGCCAGCGCGTGTCGAGCTTGGTCCATTTGGTGACGCAGCTGATGTCAACCGTCCAGTCGCGCGCGGGCAGGGCAAGGAACTGCTCCCAGCTCCAGCGAACCGGCGCCCGCACCAGGCCCTCAATCGTGAACGCCCACTGGCCGAGTGGGATCTGTGGCGTGGGACCGGCGGACAGGACCGGGAAGCCGTCGGTGAGGTATTGGCCGGGTGGGATGCGCCCGGCGCGGTCGGCGTCCGTGTCCCGTGGGCGGCCGAGAAATCCGCGGGAGACGAAGCGGCCCGTCACGCGCCGAGTCTAGTCCCTGGCGCTACCGAGCCGCAGCCGCCTCGATCTCGTCCACGGCGTCCTGGAGGCGTGCCGCCATGTCCGAACCGATGCGCTCGTCCTGCTCGAACTCGTCGATCGCGCGGCGAATGTTGCGGAAGGCGCGATTGACGTCGCCCCCGGTGCCATCCTCCACCTCTTTGGCAACATCATCGGCGAGCTCATCGAGGTCGTGGGCGGCCTCGGATTCGATCAGACCCTCCTCCTCGCCGCTCTCCACCAGGTCCTTGAACGCATCGATCGCTTCGGAGAACGTGAGCGGGGCGGGCACGGGCGTCGGGGATGGACTGGCCGTAGGGGATGGGGATGGAGATGGCGATGGAGATGGGGTAGCGGACGCGGTTGGGGAAGGGCTGGACCCCGGCCCATCCGGAACCGTGACGGTCGCCAACAGCAGCACCAGCGCGACGAAGATCCCCAGCGCCGCGAGCACGACCGCCGTCGTCGGTGGCACGCTGCGTGGCCGCCTCGCTTCCCGGGCACCAGGTCCCGAACCGGCGGGCGCGGACGGGATCGGGGCTGCCTCGGGGGCGGCCGGAACAGGCAGGACGGGAGGTATGACCGGAAGGGGGATAGCCGGAAGGGTCGGCTCGTCGGGTGCGCTGTCGACGGCCCCTGGGGCCGCATCGGTCTCCAGCCAACGTCGCAATTGGGCGGCCAGCGCTCCCGCGGACGACGGACGACCATCCGGATCCGGGTCGAGGGTGGGGCGCACGATCTCCGATAGCGACGGCGGGGCGCCCTCGATCACCATCGGAGGCGTGCGCTGCGCCTCTGCCAGGGCGACCGGCGAGCTCACTTGATAGGGAGGCTGTCCGGTCAGCATCTCGGTCAGCAGGACGCCGACCGCATAGACGTCGGCCGGCGGTCCGGCCGGCTCGCCCCGCAGCTGCTCGGGGGCCAGATATCGCAGCGTGCCGGCAATCGTGCCG containing:
- a CDS encoding discoidin domain-containing protein; translated protein: MALFADDAEWTQAADRIDVFKLYGEWVDSASTSLLRTAIDGIRARGMILAVEAGPLDPVGCGEGVEGFAGSDSGRRLAQRIKEAGGTLQVIALDEPWYYAHVYGGSNACQWPVDRVAQGVAEFVTAVREEFPWVVVGDIEPTPSLVSADGLAEWMDAYHAAVGEPMAFMHLDSDWSRPNWSTLALQVEAAGVARSIPVGILYNGGGAPSDEQWVHLAGQHALDHEDRDGGRPDHVIFQSWNDHPDRVLPETDPDTFTALVNRYFDDRASLGLGGPGGNLAWRRPVTASSAYAPVENAVDGNPDTIWNAGRGWPAWIEIDLGQATSLSELRLTVAQTPTGVTEHHVWGRVDAGGELVLLGTLSGVTTDYQTLRLNSPGTWPAVRWLRIETTASPSWVAWREIEVAGE
- the ftsZ gene encoding cell division protein FtsZ — translated: MDFLTNDLVNLLPIAAIIALVAGMAVVMRGRPRGGRIIRVVGIGGGGANTVEAMIRSGMRGVDYVVVNTDLHALRRSSARTKIAIGKAMTNGLGTGGDAALAETAARDGAELIGRALAGSDLVVITAGLGGGTGSGAAPVVADIARQHGALTMAVVTKPFRFEGARRQQVAQNAARILEDKADAVATVPNDRVRDVMPADVTVEDAFRSIDEVLRRSLGEIVALIAVPGRINIDFADVRAVLQGGGAAVVGLGRAGGENRAAEATRSAMAATLLEARMEGATSILLNVSGSRKLKLAELDEVAKTVLATAGQDANVVFGMSLDSRLRDEVQVTLIATGFEAAPHAEGFTSPSADATPAEWRPVWLRRSGADADPKPTPSTSGPRPRRAKRTAARPPQAEGAPDPGLVTEG
- a CDS encoding NAD(P)/FAD-dependent oxidoreductase, which translates into the protein MARTPLMRALQQMAADHAEAERRGVDVHRIREERLTAGEPQRDRLTRREFLTGSAALGAAAMFGGRLLFPTRTRAASPRIAIVGGGIAGLTAALTLADKGLSSTVYESSTERVGGRMFTDHSGYWDAGQITEWGGELIDTGHKTVRFLAQRFRLKLVDLVRAEPNGSEPTYFFDGSYYPKAQADRDFQPVHRALSRDTWAASYPTTFEINTPEGVVLDNMSVYDWIDSRVPGGHGSPLGRLLDVAYDIEFGAPTTDQSSLNLIYLLGYNASPGNFALFGGSDERYHILAGNQSLPDAIRGALPPDAVQMGWRMTSIAQGGGAYAVDFETPLGPQTVTADHVILAFHFGVLRTLNYSGAGFDALKVQAIEELGLGHNGKLNVQFTDRLWNTDGPWPAISNGESYADTGYQNTWDVTRGQPEAPGILVNYTGGNVTDAIAAAGPYTRASESAQVITATQTFLGQLEPVYPGIGSRWNGRASLSLPHLDPNYNCSYSYWRVGQYHTIAGYEGVRQGNIHFAGEHTSVDFQGWMEGGAITGVRAANEVLADLK
- a CDS encoding DUF6510 family protein; translation: MIDERLVLDANAVAGDLEELFGIDLTVVVHRCAHCGHRGPMATLLAYVHGPGTVLRCSTCHGIVMRYVLAPSGARIDLRGAAELRFFGS
- a CDS encoding ferredoxin reductase, giving the protein MPSQLLEWKIATVAQIRDETSEVKSFSLLVPEWRTHRPGQHVDVRLSAPDGYQAQRSYSIASAPGPDGRVDLTVERIAEGEVSPYFHDVLVTGDEVEVRGPIGGYFVWEPAFGGPLLLIAGGSGVVPLMAILRERAAADVAASATLLYSSRNWDDVIYREELDRLATTDDRLRILHTLTRAQPPGWTGFARRIDRPMLEEALDGLGSQPLTYICGPTLLVEAAANGLVELGVDPGRIRTERFGPTS
- a CDS encoding sulfite oxidase-like oxidoreductase, translating into MTGRFVSRGFLGRPRDTDADRAGRIPPGQYLTDGFPVLSAGPTPQIPLGQWAFTIEGLVRAPVRWSWEQFLALPARDWTVDISCVTKWTKLDTRWHGVSVDDLLAAVELDPRAQFVTAHSFGGYTTNLPLTDVVNNQAFVAYQYDSAPLEPAHGGPARLVVPHLYFWKSAKWVRGLRLIEEDEPGFWESLGYHNRGDPWREERYSGD
- a CDS encoding serine/threonine-protein kinase; the protein is MTAPEPPRLPESLAERYVLEQRLATGGSAEVWRGRDTVLERPVAVKVLHHHLLADPTTRTRLIQEARAAASLSHPGIVAVYDVAIDEEASAAVILELVEGESLAERLKREGALPARAAVRIAAEVAEALAHAHERGVVHRDVKAANVLLGGDGEARLADFGIARLLADEAQRLTDVGTIAGTLRYLAPEQLRGEPAGPPADVYAVGVLLTEMLTGQPPYQVSSPVALAEAQRTPPMVIEGAPPSLSEIVRPTLDPDPDGRPSSAGALAAQLRRWLETDAAPGAVDSAPDEPTLPAIPLPVIPPVLPVPAAPEAAPIPSAPAGSGPGAREARRPRSVPPTTAVVLAALGIFVALVLLLATVTVPDGPGSSPSPTASATPSPSPSPSPSPTASPSPTPVPAPLTFSEAIDAFKDLVESGEEEGLIESEAAHDLDELADDVAKEVEDGTGGDVNRAFRNIRRAIDEFEQDERIGSDMAARLQDAVDEIEAAAAR